In a single window of the Candidatus Melainabacteria bacterium genome:
- a CDS encoding dTMP kinase — protein MPETYTGTFVTLEGPEGAGKTTQLKQLSKQLDVLGIDHIVTRDPGGTPLGRQIRRILLNPENPVNPMSELLLYQADRAQHVGEVIMPALKEGKLVLCDRYTDSTMAYQGYARGIDFEIIEDLNKVATGGLRPYLTILFDLESSEGLSRLHPGGHDRLEREAIEFHHKVRDGYHELAKKEPQRWKTIDASKPMTTVQTELRRVLSEQLAGKFDLGDL, from the coding sequence ATGCCTGAAACATATACCGGTACGTTTGTCACACTTGAAGGTCCAGAAGGGGCGGGCAAAACCACCCAGTTGAAGCAGTTGTCGAAACAACTGGACGTGCTGGGAATTGACCACATCGTCACTCGAGATCCAGGCGGCACGCCGCTTGGACGGCAGATTCGGCGCATTCTCTTGAATCCTGAAAATCCAGTCAATCCGATGTCCGAGCTTCTGCTATACCAGGCAGACCGAGCCCAACACGTAGGCGAAGTGATCATGCCGGCCCTGAAAGAAGGGAAGCTTGTTCTCTGCGACCGATACACTGATTCCACAATGGCGTATCAAGGGTATGCTCGCGGCATCGACTTCGAAATCATCGAGGATTTGAACAAAGTGGCCACAGGCGGCTTGCGCCCCTATCTGACAATCCTCTTCGATCTGGAGAGCAGTGAAGGTTTATCGAGATTGCATCCCGGCGGACACGATCGTCTCGAGCGAGAAGCAATAGAATTTCACCACAAGGTGCGCGACGGCTACCATGAATTAGCCAAGAAAGAGCCTCAGCGCTGGAAAACCATCGACGCAAGCAAACCGATGACCACCGTTCAAACCGAGCTGCGCAGGGTGTTGAGCGAACAGTTGGCAGGCAAGTTCGATCTGGGCGATCTCTAA
- a CDS encoding glycosyl hydrolase 43 family protein encodes MKILRSIGRTALASFSLTSAFVTLASSALANPLFDGADPDILVENNKYWIYPTTEDKPKKEFYVYTSSDLHKWKRLGPILKARDVDWIEKDGAPAHELWAPGIFSHRKKYYLYYAVGPQNPTPSRIGVAVCDRPDGRFVDSGKPLITGGEGFEAIDPMVFKDPASEKIYLYCGGSAGAKLKVFELNDDCVSIKSEIPVDTPPQFTEAPFMHFKDKTYYLSYSHGKWNSDDYSVHFATSSSPTGPWQYRGEILRTDKKHAGPGHHSFAKDPVNGKWYVIYHRWNNAAASGKMPAVRSVSLDLVEYDANGIILPIVMTD; translated from the coding sequence ATGAAGATACTTCGTTCGATAGGTCGCACTGCTCTTGCATCTTTCTCACTTACCTCTGCTTTTGTGACGCTGGCATCGAGTGCTCTAGCTAACCCCCTTTTCGATGGCGCTGATCCGGATATTTTGGTAGAGAACAACAAATACTGGATTTATCCGACTACAGAAGACAAACCGAAAAAAGAATTTTACGTTTACACGTCCTCAGATCTGCACAAGTGGAAGCGTCTGGGACCGATCCTCAAAGCCAGAGACGTCGATTGGATCGAAAAAGATGGTGCACCTGCTCATGAGTTGTGGGCGCCTGGCATTTTCAGCCATAGAAAGAAGTATTACTTGTACTATGCGGTAGGACCGCAAAATCCAACGCCCAGTCGCATCGGAGTGGCAGTTTGCGATCGACCCGACGGCAGATTTGTGGATAGTGGCAAACCTCTTATTACGGGTGGAGAGGGCTTTGAAGCAATAGATCCGATGGTCTTCAAGGATCCTGCTAGCGAGAAAATCTATCTCTATTGTGGTGGCAGTGCTGGTGCGAAGCTAAAAGTATTCGAACTCAACGATGATTGTGTCAGCATCAAATCGGAGATACCCGTTGACACACCGCCACAGTTTACTGAGGCACCATTCATGCACTTCAAGGATAAGACATATTATCTTTCCTACAGTCATGGCAAATGGAATTCAGACGATTACAGCGTCCATTTTGCCACGTCCAGCTCTCCAACGGGTCCGTGGCAATACCGCGGCGAAATATTGCGCACTGACAAGAAGCATGCCGGACCGGGTCATCATTCGTTTGCCAAGGATCCAGTAAATGGCAAATGGTACGTCATTTATCACCGCTGGAATAATGCAGCTGCAAGCGGCAAGATGCCTGCTGTCAGGAGTGTTTCTCTAGATCTGGTTGAATACGACGCCAACGGCATTATCCTGCCGATTGTGATGACGGATTGA
- a CDS encoding tetratricopeptide repeat protein, with amino-acid sequence MKQTVVSKLFLLTICAFGASSSAALAQDTLRSDGDTGAVSVVHTLTPLEGGFGSDLTGAPVPEIHLQSYASVPSEQLLADGLASAQNGFLDEAVKQFKEVLARQPENVVARNNLAVCLKRQGQLDQAISNFKTALETEPLKAELHNNLATALMAKGDLQEAMKSFYAALRLRPEYPEAHYNLAHLLSVQGNNSSAVTEFEEALKYKSDNPVYYRDFGDALVALGRSDEALREYETAERLGDHSDELKLDMVRAYKQTGNLVKAKKMVDDVVNRNPKNVEAINQLGVLLLKTQHFPEAQFALKRALELDPNFPQARNNLGIALYHLNHVEDAMSTWNDALARKPNYPEARYNLGTALYQSGRYKDARDQFTQCLKLSPNDAYAYNNLGLALMKLDCRDDAIEQWRKAIDLNPNLAQAYINIGRALSEKNADSIRTQ; translated from the coding sequence GTGAAACAGACAGTTGTGAGCAAATTGTTTTTGTTGACCATCTGCGCCTTCGGTGCTTCCAGCAGTGCTGCCCTGGCGCAGGACACTTTGCGCAGCGACGGAGATACCGGTGCTGTCTCGGTTGTGCACACGCTGACTCCACTTGAAGGTGGCTTCGGGTCCGACTTGACTGGTGCTCCTGTGCCTGAAATTCATCTGCAGTCTTACGCTTCTGTGCCCTCCGAGCAACTGCTAGCCGACGGTCTGGCATCTGCTCAGAATGGATTTCTTGACGAAGCTGTTAAACAATTCAAGGAAGTTCTTGCCCGGCAGCCGGAAAATGTGGTGGCAAGAAATAATCTGGCAGTTTGCTTGAAGCGGCAAGGGCAGCTCGATCAGGCTATCTCAAATTTTAAGACAGCCCTGGAAACCGAGCCACTTAAGGCTGAACTTCACAATAATCTTGCTACCGCGCTCATGGCCAAAGGCGATCTGCAGGAGGCGATGAAGAGCTTTTATGCCGCTCTGAGATTGCGTCCCGAGTATCCAGAAGCCCACTATAACCTGGCTCACTTGCTCAGTGTGCAGGGCAACAACAGCAGTGCAGTCACCGAGTTTGAAGAAGCGCTCAAGTACAAGTCTGATAACCCGGTTTATTATCGTGATTTCGGTGATGCCCTCGTTGCCCTGGGAAGAAGCGACGAGGCTTTGAGAGAGTATGAAACTGCAGAGCGCCTGGGCGATCATTCAGATGAGCTTAAGCTGGATATGGTGCGGGCATACAAGCAAACCGGAAATCTGGTCAAGGCGAAAAAGATGGTTGATGACGTAGTAAATCGCAATCCGAAAAATGTAGAAGCGATTAATCAACTGGGTGTTTTGCTTTTGAAAACTCAACATTTCCCGGAGGCTCAGTTCGCTCTGAAACGCGCTCTAGAACTTGATCCTAACTTTCCACAGGCGCGCAATAACCTTGGTATTGCTCTTTACCACTTGAATCATGTAGAAGACGCAATGTCGACGTGGAATGACGCGCTGGCGCGTAAACCTAATTATCCTGAAGCCCGCTACAACCTCGGCACGGCACTTTACCAGTCTGGGCGTTATAAAGATGCCCGAGATCAGTTCACGCAATGTCTCAAGCTTTCACCCAACGACGCCTATGCTTACAACAATCTGGGTCTTGCCTTAATGAAGTTGGATTGCCGCGACGATGCTATTGAACAGTGGCGTAAAGCGATTGACTTAAATCCGAACCTGGCGCAAGCATACATTAACATCGGACGTGCCTTGAGCGAAAAGAACGCTGATTCTATCCGCACTCAGTAA
- a CDS encoding aldehyde dehydrogenase family protein translates to MAQTLTAPKVKVDRKWHLWIDGKFVEGASERSLINPATGKELCKVSEANKAQVELAIKAARKAFDEGPWPRLTAQERANFLYKLAAKIEENAEELAELETLNGGKPLRETQFDMADAAACFRYYAGLASKPTGQSIDVPAASVTTVVREPIGVCGQVIPWNYPLLMAAWKLAPALAAGNTCVIKPSEYTPLTLVKLAELMQELELPAGVVNVVLGDGPTAGQPLAESLLVDKIAFTGSVKTGKIIAQAALTNLKKVTLELGGKSPMLVFSDVDLDTAVDYALFAIYTNAGQVCSAGSRMLIDESIYSAFVKKMTERAKKICVGPGLDSETEMGPLVSEPQMKRVLEYIEIGKKEGAKLELGGKQLTGSKYENGFYVEPTIFTNCKNDMRIVQEEIFGPVVVVQKFSSEEEAIQLANSTAYGLAGAVFTSDVTRAHRVVKAIRAGITWVNGYHSTYNECPWGGYKQSGWGRELGTFGLEAYTEVKQVNINLDPQPVHWFKP, encoded by the coding sequence ATGGCTCAGACGCTAACGGCTCCCAAAGTGAAGGTTGACCGAAAGTGGCATCTTTGGATTGATGGAAAATTCGTTGAGGGCGCATCAGAGCGTTCTTTGATCAATCCGGCTACAGGTAAGGAATTGTGCAAGGTCTCAGAAGCCAACAAAGCACAGGTCGAGCTGGCAATAAAAGCAGCTCGCAAAGCCTTCGACGAAGGTCCATGGCCGCGATTGACAGCACAGGAACGTGCCAACTTTCTATATAAACTGGCGGCAAAAATTGAAGAAAATGCTGAAGAACTGGCAGAGTTGGAAACGTTGAATGGTGGCAAGCCGTTACGTGAAACTCAATTCGATATGGCTGATGCTGCTGCATGTTTTAGATATTATGCGGGTCTTGCCAGCAAGCCCACCGGGCAGAGCATCGATGTGCCGGCCGCGTCGGTCACAACAGTTGTGCGCGAGCCGATTGGCGTATGCGGTCAGGTGATCCCCTGGAACTATCCTCTTTTGATGGCGGCCTGGAAACTAGCACCAGCACTGGCGGCAGGCAATACCTGCGTAATCAAGCCAAGTGAGTATACGCCTTTGACCCTGGTCAAACTGGCAGAGCTGATGCAGGAGTTGGAGTTGCCCGCAGGTGTGGTCAACGTTGTATTGGGTGATGGACCGACCGCAGGCCAGCCACTTGCCGAGAGCCTTCTGGTTGACAAAATCGCCTTCACAGGCAGTGTCAAAACCGGAAAGATTATAGCTCAAGCCGCCCTCACAAACCTCAAGAAAGTAACTCTCGAACTGGGTGGCAAGTCACCTATGCTGGTGTTCTCTGACGTGGATCTTGATACGGCGGTCGACTATGCATTGTTCGCTATCTACACAAACGCCGGGCAAGTATGCTCAGCCGGTTCACGCATGCTGATCGATGAGTCTATTTATTCTGCTTTCGTGAAGAAGATGACTGAGCGCGCCAAGAAAATCTGCGTTGGACCTGGTCTGGATTCAGAGACTGAAATGGGACCACTGGTAAGCGAGCCGCAGATGAAACGAGTACTCGAATACATTGAAATCGGTAAAAAGGAAGGCGCCAAGCTCGAATTGGGTGGCAAGCAGTTGACCGGCAGCAAGTATGAAAACGGCTTCTATGTTGAACCGACTATCTTCACCAACTGCAAAAATGACATGCGTATCGTGCAAGAGGAAATATTCGGGCCGGTTGTCGTGGTGCAGAAATTTTCCAGCGAAGAGGAAGCTATTCAACTGGCGAACAGCACCGCCTATGGTTTGGCAGGAGCAGTATTCACTTCAGATGTGACGCGCGCTCATCGAGTTGTCAAAGCCATCAGGGCTGGTATCACGTGGGTGAACGGCTACCACAGCACCTACAATGAGTGTCCATGGGGTGGCTACAAACAGAGCGGCTGGGGACGAGAACTTGGTACATTTGGTCTCGAAGCCTATACCGAGGTGAAGCAGGTCAACATCAATCTTGATCCACAGCCTGTGCACTGGTTCAAACCCTGA
- a CDS encoding PAS domain-containing sensor histidine kinase, which produces MARMLNLSISKRMILFITVPLVIESIFFGVLLQQFQNLQQELKKEAEAVDTLVLVNRIFVGAMSGAGNLFSSTAFRQPKLYEQAMKDFDEVDRHILELKRIAPADGESATSGFVKIIEQAKQMFEDTATDAHEDEFRVENFKMAGKAKSFLKRLQVAGLRVIEEKTRYRDEVRENTQLIRGKIELIIQTGIAINFVFAIIAIIAFGMTLGKRFRVVFDNTMRIAANQPLNPPLKGGDELSRLDHIIHQMDEELQVTRLRERAIIDNTAEIICSLDQSCRVVEVNSAVQKRLGYPEEDFRGSIFQSHVVTEQRQIAYDSLQKSRNAGKEYSFETQLVTRDGGVRDVEVTAQWSETNQGIFCILRDITARKESERLKAEVIAMVSHDLRAPLTSIGMSLDMIVDGIFGEINDRGMKVASAAQQSVTSLIAMINDLLDIERAESTGVQLYYEETDCAKVVARALEVVKPEADSKKIALAENSVSQDCKFDVERINRVLVNLLNNAIKFSPSGSKITVSCNRIGDKLEFSVSDQGAGIPEDKIDSVFEKFRQVGTGSEGEKKGSGLGLAICKTMVEAHGGNIGVKSVLGQGSTFWFTVPVNPPLNPSSQSAG; this is translated from the coding sequence ATGGCACGGATGCTCAATCTCTCCATCTCAAAGCGAATGATTCTGTTCATCACAGTGCCGCTCGTGATTGAAAGTATTTTCTTTGGCGTTCTCCTGCAGCAGTTCCAAAATCTTCAACAGGAGTTGAAGAAAGAAGCTGAAGCGGTCGACACACTTGTTCTCGTCAACCGCATTTTCGTTGGTGCCATGAGTGGTGCCGGCAACTTATTTTCATCAACAGCTTTCCGCCAGCCTAAGTTATACGAACAGGCGATGAAAGACTTCGATGAAGTCGACAGGCACATTCTCGAGTTAAAACGAATCGCACCGGCAGATGGCGAAAGCGCCACCAGCGGCTTTGTCAAAATCATCGAGCAAGCCAAACAGATGTTCGAAGATACTGCCACCGATGCTCATGAAGACGAATTCAGAGTAGAAAATTTCAAGATGGCCGGCAAAGCCAAGAGCTTTCTCAAGCGCCTACAGGTTGCGGGGTTGAGGGTGATCGAGGAGAAAACCCGGTATCGCGATGAAGTACGCGAAAACACTCAGTTAATTAGAGGAAAGATTGAACTCATCATTCAAACTGGAATCGCAATCAATTTCGTATTCGCCATAATCGCCATAATTGCTTTCGGCATGACTCTCGGTAAACGCTTCCGCGTCGTCTTTGACAACACCATGCGCATTGCCGCCAATCAGCCGCTCAACCCGCCACTGAAAGGTGGAGACGAGCTTTCAAGATTAGATCACATCATCCATCAAATGGATGAGGAGTTGCAAGTCACCCGCCTGCGCGAACGTGCCATCATCGACAATACCGCTGAAATCATTTGCTCCCTCGACCAATCTTGCCGGGTAGTTGAAGTGAACTCCGCTGTTCAGAAGCGTTTGGGGTACCCTGAGGAAGATTTCCGCGGCAGCATCTTTCAATCACACGTGGTCACCGAGCAACGTCAAATTGCTTATGATTCCCTGCAAAAATCCAGAAATGCCGGCAAGGAGTATTCATTCGAAACGCAGCTGGTGACCCGAGACGGTGGCGTGCGCGATGTAGAAGTGACTGCCCAGTGGTCGGAAACAAACCAGGGCATCTTTTGTATTCTGCGCGATATCACGGCACGAAAGGAGTCAGAGCGTTTGAAGGCGGAGGTAATCGCCATGGTCAGTCACGACCTGCGTGCTCCACTGACCTCGATTGGAATGTCACTCGATATGATCGTGGACGGAATTTTCGGCGAGATAAACGATCGCGGCATGAAGGTAGCATCAGCTGCGCAACAGTCAGTCACCAGCCTGATTGCCATGATTAACGACCTGCTCGATATCGAACGGGCGGAATCAACAGGCGTGCAACTTTATTATGAAGAAACTGATTGTGCGAAAGTAGTGGCGCGTGCACTCGAGGTTGTGAAGCCAGAAGCAGACAGTAAAAAGATTGCGCTGGCGGAAAACAGCGTTTCGCAAGATTGCAAGTTCGACGTCGAAAGAATAAATCGTGTTCTGGTCAATCTGCTCAACAACGCAATAAAGTTCTCTCCCAGTGGCAGCAAAATTACAGTCTCATGCAACAGAATCGGCGACAAGCTTGAATTCTCAGTGAGCGACCAGGGTGCAGGTATTCCCGAAGATAAGATCGACTCAGTCTTTGAAAAATTTCGCCAGGTTGGAACAGGCTCCGAAGGCGAGAAGAAGGGAAGCGGTCTGGGGCTTGCAATCTGCAAAACGATGGTGGAGGCTCACGGCGGCAATATCGGCGTCAAAAGCGTGCTTGGTCAGGGCAGCACTTTCTGGTTTACGGTGCCGGTCAATCCGCCTCTCAATCCGTCATCACAATCGGCAGGATAA
- a CDS encoding thioredoxin: protein MLSESRKIIACTIGSDSVLEGISVSFNLSSARLLAPIFILHTLITPAWSAPAAKSNAHDKSTQKTAMPVVYDFSTSYCVPCKVIKPIFEEVAREYKGRVDMQEIDAEDEKNKALVDKYQATAFPLIVFVDAHGKRTGDFNRKITKKELVDRVEKLLAK from the coding sequence ATGCTGTCCGAAAGTCGTAAGATCATAGCATGTACAATAGGCTCTGACTCGGTTTTAGAGGGTATTTCAGTGTCATTCAATCTTTCATCTGCACGCCTGCTGGCGCCAATTTTCATTCTGCACACATTGATCACACCAGCCTGGTCGGCGCCAGCTGCCAAATCGAATGCACATGACAAGTCGACTCAGAAGACCGCAATGCCTGTCGTCTACGATTTTTCTACCAGCTATTGTGTGCCGTGCAAGGTTATCAAGCCTATCTTTGAAGAGGTCGCCAGAGAGTACAAAGGCAGAGTCGATATGCAAGAGATTGATGCAGAGGATGAGAAGAACAAGGCCCTCGTCGACAAATATCAAGCCACGGCATTTCCATTGATAGTTTTCGTCGATGCCCACGGCAAAAGAACGGGCGACTTCAATCGGAAAATAACCAAAAAAGAATTAGTCGACAGAGTGGAAAAATTGCTTGCAAAATAG
- a CDS encoding histidine-type phosphatase produces MHLKLKLFLSALLFTCTCNAVLAEEQMVFAVDVIRHGDRAPIEAIPNAPWTENLPLGHLSPVGMQQEFHLGEQFRERYISKYHLLPERYSPETMYVRSSDIDRTLMSAECVLLGLYPVGTGPSVGGESALPSSYQPIPIHTRPRNEDSLLVMDFNPKLSSTIAQYVHTTKEWKQKVDNLQPKFKRWNQLTGGKIDTLRGVGGLGDALNIYKLHNVSIPKGLSDADAREIVDETEWIFAACFKPHEIGDLTSHELLKVIHDYFQSATEEKSKLRYVLFSAHDTTIAGMMSILRDPVDRRPPYSSDLNLALFKDGAQYKVRITFNGKPVEAPGFKNGEGTIKDLEAILEPKTNLSSNVLEISK; encoded by the coding sequence ATGCACTTGAAACTGAAATTATTTCTGTCGGCTCTGCTGTTTACGTGTACGTGCAATGCAGTACTGGCTGAAGAGCAGATGGTCTTTGCAGTCGACGTGATCAGGCACGGCGATAGAGCACCAATTGAGGCAATTCCGAATGCGCCATGGACGGAGAACTTACCTCTAGGGCATCTGTCGCCGGTTGGTATGCAGCAAGAGTTTCATCTTGGCGAGCAGTTTCGCGAGCGATACATTAGTAAGTATCATCTGCTGCCCGAGCGCTATTCGCCCGAGACCATGTATGTGCGATCAAGCGACATCGATCGCACTCTGATGAGTGCCGAATGTGTTTTGCTGGGCTTATATCCAGTCGGCACTGGTCCATCGGTGGGCGGAGAATCGGCACTTCCTTCTTCTTATCAACCAATCCCTATTCATACCAGGCCGCGTAATGAAGATTCGCTGCTCGTGATGGACTTCAATCCCAAGTTGAGTTCAACAATTGCACAGTATGTCCACACTACAAAAGAATGGAAGCAGAAGGTCGACAACTTGCAACCGAAATTCAAACGATGGAATCAATTGACCGGGGGAAAGATTGACACCCTGCGCGGTGTTGGAGGGTTGGGCGATGCACTCAATATTTACAAGTTGCACAATGTTTCGATTCCAAAGGGACTTTCCGATGCCGACGCCAGGGAAATCGTGGATGAAACGGAATGGATCTTCGCCGCCTGTTTTAAGCCCCATGAGATTGGAGACCTGACCAGTCATGAGTTGCTCAAAGTAATCCACGATTATTTTCAATCTGCGACTGAAGAGAAGAGCAAGCTGAGATACGTTCTCTTCTCTGCTCACGATACTACAATCGCAGGGATGATGAGTATTTTGCGCGATCCTGTCGATCGCAGACCGCCCTACTCTTCTGATTTGAACCTCGCTCTGTTTAAAGATGGTGCGCAGTATAAAGTGCGCATTACTTTTAACGGCAAGCCGGTTGAGGCACCAGGTTTCAAAAATGGAGAGGGAACGATCAAGGACCTTGAAGCTATTCTCGAACCAAAAACAAATTTGTCGTCCAATGTTTTAGAGATCTCAAAATGA